The genomic region TCAACCAGCCGCCTTCAATAAACAATTCTTCCAGGGCATTCAACAGCCGCAGGACGTGCGCTTCAGTCGAAGACTCTCCCATCAGTCCGATGCGCCACACCTTGCCCTTGAGCGGCCCGAGCCCTCCGCCGATCTCGATGCCGTAACGGTTCAACAGTCGGGCTCGGACCTCGGCTTCCGGGATGACATCCGGAACGGTGACGCAGTTCAGCATGGGAAGCCGTTGCCCCGGTTGAGCCAGGGGGGGCAAGCCCAGTTCGAGGAGCCCGGTCAGCAACGCATTGCTGTTCAAATGATGCCGGGCAAAGCGGGCGGGAAGTCCCTCTTCCTCGACGAGGCGCAGGGCTTCTCGCAATGCGTACAGCATGGAGATCGGCGCGGTGTGATGGTAAGTTCTGGTTCCTTCGGTCCAGTACTCTGCCACGAGCTTCATGTCGAGATACCAACTTTGGCAACGGGTGCGGCGGCGCGTGACGGCGGCCAGCGCGCGTTCGCTGATGGTGAACGGGGCCAAGCCCGGAGGGCAGCTCAGGCATTTCTGCGTGGCGCTGTAGCAGATGTCGATCCCTGCGGCATCGACGTCCACCGGAATCCCGCCCAAGGACGTCACGGCGTCCACGATCAGCAAGGCGTCGTGCTGCTTGGCCAATTGTGCGATCGCTTCGAGGGGCTGCCAGCATCCCGTCGAGGTCTCTGCCTGTACCATGGCGATGGCCTTGACCGGTCCGGAACGCCGAAGTACCTGTTCCACGGCCTGCGGGTCGATGGCGCTGCCCCACGGGGCTTCGAGACGGATCGCCTTCCCTCCACAACGCTCCGTCACCTCGACGAGTCTCGTGCCGAAGATGCCGTTGACTCCGACCAGGACCGTCTCGCCCGGCTCCACGGCATTGACGATCGCCGCTTCCATGCCGGCAGACCCGGTTCCCGATATGGCGATCGTAAAGCGGTTGCCGGTCTGGAATGTATTGCGCAGCAATGACTGAACGTCGTTCATCATGGCCAGGAACGCCGGATCGAGGTGCCCGATGACAGGGGCGGACATGGCGCGCAGAACACGGGGATGGACCTGGCTCGGTCCCGGACCGAGCAGCAGCCGCCTGGGAGGTATGAACTCACGAGTGACCATCCGATTACCCCTACCTCGATTGGCGAGCGGCAGTATAGCGAAGTTCCGAAGTCTGAGGCCATGGGAAACATGCTGACCCGGACGCGCCTCATAACTATTCCGAGGGGTTTCGAGGTGAAAAATTGCCATGTTATAGTCACATCGCGATGGACGCTCAGTCGAATACCATTATTCCGGATTCTGTTCCGCCCCCGCAGCCCGACACCTCGTCCTGGTGGCGCGCCACGGACGTTCCTCCTCCCGTAGGAGAGTATTCCCATCGATTCTCTCCCGTGATCAGTGTCCTGGCGGCTGTGTTCCTGGTCCTGGCCTTGACGTCCGTGGTGTGGCTCTCACTTTCAATTCCCAAACTCGATCGGATGGATGCACCGGAAGCCGCACTTGCCCGCATGGTGAGTCGGACGATGGACGCGCAGGAGGGGCTCCGCCGGGCACCGGAATGGAAGCAGCTCGTGCTGGCCTGGATCACGGGAGATAGCGAATCCGAGAGGCTGCAGGCCATCACGTGGTATCGCGAACTGGCGCAGGTATCTGAAGATCCGGTCGTGCCGCTCCAACTGGCCGTCTTACAGGCCGAGTCGGCGCAGGTATCCCAAGCGCTCCTCTCGGCGCACGAATGGGATCGTCTGGACGAACCATTTCCACAGGCGGCTCGATTGATCCGCGCCGCTTATGCCGAGGGGACGACCCCCGATCGGGAGTCGCTCGATCGGTTTCAGGCCGAGGCGGCCGAGTTGCTTCCTGCCGGCTGGTTTTATGATCGTCTGGCTGAACGACTGGCCATGAAGGCCGGTAATCAGGAACTCGCCTCCTCGATTCAAGCCTCGAGCACCGCCCGCGCCGACCGCATGTTCAATCTTTCCTGGAAACTGACGTTCGTCGAGCTGCTAGCCATGCTCTTCGGCACGGTTGTCCTGATCCGGGTCTGGCTGACCCGCAAGAGGGACACGGATCCGATTCGGCTCCATTCGATCGGCGTTCCTCCGCCATGGCCCGGGGGAGTCGGAGCCGCGGTCCTCCTGCGCGGCGGAGCTCTCGGAGCCTTGTTCACGGCGATGTTTCTCTTCTATATGCCGCCCGAGAATGCCTCCCTCCGGGCGTTGGCCATTCCGATGTCGAACGTGCCCCTCCTGCTTCTGGCCTACTACCATTTGTTCCGTCCATCCGGACTGAGTTTCGATGAGGGCTTTGGTCTCGACGTACCGTGGAACCGGCTCGGTCGCCTTGCCGCCGCGGTGGTTGCCGTGGTGGCCGCGGGACTCTGGGGCGAATGGGCGATGGATCGTCTGGCGGAGCACTGGCAATGGACGAGCCATTGGACCGAGTGGTTCGACGCGGAGCTGGTGTGGGGTTCGCCGCCCCAGACCTTCGTCAGCTTGATCGAATATGTCGTCTTTGCCCCGATCTTCGAGGAGCTGGCGTTCCGCGGTCTGCTGTTTGCCATTCTGCGCCGGAAGTTCCGCTTTCTTCCCGCCGCGCTCATCAGCGCGGGGATTTTCGGTATCGCGCACGGATACGGGGTGCTGGGTCTCGTCAGCGTCTGCTGGAGCGGCGTGCTCTGGGCCTGGATCTACGAAAGAACCGGAAGCCTATTGCCTGGGATTCTGGCCCATGCCATCAACAATCTGCTCGTGTGCCTGGCGGTCATGGCCCTGCTTCGATAGAACGAACAATCTTCCGATGCGTCTTCGTTTCCACGATCCGCGGGAAGAAAGCGCGTCAGTAGTCTCACGACAATACACCCAACGCTTCATACAGATCGGGATGGCGAAGCGGTGCATGCAATGTCTCGCGAAGCTTCCTGGCGTCGATCCGTTTGCCCGGCTCCCGCGCCGTGGTTTCGGCTGGTGAGGAGACGCCCCAGCGCTCACGAGCCACGAGACAGATTTGTTCCCATGTCCGAGGCGTGCCGTCGCTGACGTTGTATATCTCCCCCCTTGTACCCTTCTCCAGCGCCAGCAGGCAGATATCCGCCAGGTCCTCCACGTGAATCAGATTCACGAACCGCCGCGACGGGCCGACCCTGCCGGATCTAATCCAGTTGAGGGGATTGCGATCCTCTCCATAGATGCCGGCGACACGCAAGATGACGGCCCCCAGTTCATTGCGGAGGTATTCCTCCCCTTGGACGCGCGGTTGACTCAGATCGATCGGCGCGGTTTCATCGAGCCAGGGCGGCGGATAGAGGCGTGTGTCGTCGGTGTCGTAGGCCGACGTGCTGCCGAGCACCACCATACGGCCTGTTCCGGTCTTCAGGACTTCCGCACAGGCGCGGACGAGATCGACCGGGGCGGCCGGGAAGCACCAGACGATGTCGGCTTGGGCCGGGATCGTGGCCCAGGTTTCCGGTCGATGCAGATCGAAATTCAGGCGTTGCGATGGGGGCAGCATCGCCAGGTGCCGGTCCGGATCGCGGCTCGTGGCAAAAAATGGTCTGGACGTCTGGGTCAATCTTGCGATGAGCCTGCGGCCGGTATATCCCGCTCCCAAAACGACGACGGTACCTCGAGTCATGCGAACGAGCCCTTCCTTGAACGTTCCCTGCAAGAGACGGTTTGCTGCTTCTTCGTGCAATCCGGAAAGCCAAGAGTATAATGCGCCCATGCCATCAGTGCATGTCCGGCTGCCACTCCAATAGCATGATCCTGCGACCCGTCAATGCCTTGCGGTCTATCGCACAGCTTTCGACGCTGTGTCTGCTGGTATTGCTGCTCCCGGGTTGCCCTGGCGACGACGGAGGTTCAGGCGGCTCGGGTTCCTCGGGCTCCTTCACTATCACGACGACCACGGCGCCATTCGGCATCATTGGAAACCCCTATTCCGTCACGCTCGCCACGACCGGCGGAACGGCGCCGTTCACCTGGTCGCTTTTCGGCGGAGCGCTTCCGGCCGGATTGACCTTGAGCAATACGGCGACCGGCGCCATCACCGGCACTCCCACTGCCGCCGGCAATTCCACCGCGACATTTACGGTACGGGACAGCAACGGTAACACCGCCACCGGGCCTGTATCGTTTGCCGTGCACCCAAGGACGGATCGAGTATCGGTCGATAATAATGGAAACGCCGGAAACGGCCAGAGCTCGGCTCCTTCCCTGAGCGGGAATGGGAACGCGGTGGCGTTCGTGTCCGCCTCGACGAATTTCATTTCCGGAGTCAATGGAACTCAGGTGTACTTGCATAATCGGCAGAACAATCAGATCGAACTCATCTCGCTCGACAACAGCGGAACCGTCACCCAAGGCAACGGAGCCAGCACCGCTCCCGCCACCAGCACGGACGGCCGGTTCGTGGCCTTTGTCTCCTCATCGACGAACCTTCTGGCGCCGGCCTCTGCCGTCACCGGCCAGCAGATCTACGTCCGGGATCGGCAGACGGGACTCACGAGCCTCGTATCGGTGGATAACAGTGCGACGCCGAATCCAGGCAACGGAGCCAGCAGCGCTCCCGCCATCAGCACAGACGGCCGGTTCGTGGCCTTCGTGTCGCAAGCGACGAATCTCTTGGCTCCGGGAACACCGGCCGTCCCGGCCGGGCAGCAGATCTATGTCCGGGACCGGCAACTCAACCAGACGAGCCTGGTATCGGTGGACAACAACGTGACGCCCAATCCGGGCAATGGTCCGAGCAGTGCTCCGTCGATCAGTGGAGCCGGCCTCGTTGTCGCCTTTGTCTCCCAAGCGACGAATCTCTTGGCTCCGGGAACGCCGAGCGTCCCGGCCGGCCAGCAGATCTATATCCGGGACCGGCAACTCAACCAGACGAGCCTGGTGTCGGTGGACAACAACGTGACGCCGAATCCGGGCAATGGAGCCAGCGGCACCCCGTCGATCAGCGGCGATGGCCTGATCGTCGCATTTGATTCGCTCGCGACCAATCTGCTGCAGCCGGGCACTCCGTCGGTCACAGGCCAACAGGTGTACGTGCGCGATCGGAACTCGAGTCTGACGAGCCTGGTTTCGGCAGACAACAACGCGGCGGCGAATCCGGGCAATGCCCTCAGCCGGACTCCATCCATCAGTTCGGGCGGCCGGTTCGTCGCATTCGTATCGACCGGCACGAACCTGCTCGCGCCGGGCGTTCCCGCGCTGACCGGGCAACAGATTTATGTCCGTGATCGGCAAGTGAATCAGACAAGTCTGGCCTCGCAGGACAATAGCAACTCGAACGATCCGGGCAACGCTCCCAGCGACAATCCTTCGATGAACAGCACCGGCGGATTTGTCGCCTTTTCTTCTCAGGCTTCCGATCTGGCCACGACCCCGCCGGTGGCACTGACCGACATTTACGTCCGCGCCCTTCCCTAGCCGCTAGAGCTCGCTTCTTTGGCATGGTAGCATCAACAGGCCATGCCGCTGTCCCGCTTCCATCCCCTCATCGCCCGCTGGTTTGCCGCGTCGGTCGGCGTGCCGACCGATGTCCAG from Nitrospira japonica harbors:
- a CDS encoding pyridoxal-phosphate-dependent aminotransferase family protein; protein product: MVTREFIPPRRLLLGPGPSQVHPRVLRAMSAPVIGHLDPAFLAMMNDVQSLLRNTFQTGNRFTIAISGTGSAGMEAAIVNAVEPGETVLVGVNGIFGTRLVEVTERCGGKAIRLEAPWGSAIDPQAVEQVLRRSGPVKAIAMVQAETSTGCWQPLEAIAQLAKQHDALLIVDAVTSLGGIPVDVDAAGIDICYSATQKCLSCPPGLAPFTISERALAAVTRRRTRCQSWYLDMKLVAEYWTEGTRTYHHTAPISMLYALREALRLVEEEGLPARFARHHLNSNALLTGLLELGLPPLAQPGQRLPMLNCVTVPDVIPEAEVRARLLNRYGIEIGGGLGPLKGKVWRIGLMGESSTEAHVLRLLNALEELFIEGGWLTTPGLAVGAASRIYSRANP
- a CDS encoding CPBP family intramembrane glutamic endopeptidase — its product is MDAQSNTIIPDSVPPPQPDTSSWWRATDVPPPVGEYSHRFSPVISVLAAVFLVLALTSVVWLSLSIPKLDRMDAPEAALARMVSRTMDAQEGLRRAPEWKQLVLAWITGDSESERLQAITWYRELAQVSEDPVVPLQLAVLQAESAQVSQALLSAHEWDRLDEPFPQAARLIRAAYAEGTTPDRESLDRFQAEAAELLPAGWFYDRLAERLAMKAGNQELASSIQASSTARADRMFNLSWKLTFVELLAMLFGTVVLIRVWLTRKRDTDPIRLHSIGVPPPWPGGVGAAVLLRGGALGALFTAMFLFYMPPENASLRALAIPMSNVPLLLLAYYHLFRPSGLSFDEGFGLDVPWNRLGRLAAAVVAVVAAGLWGEWAMDRLAEHWQWTSHWTEWFDAELVWGSPPQTFVSLIEYVVFAPIFEELAFRGLLFAILRRKFRFLPAALISAGIFGIAHGYGVLGLVSVCWSGVLWAWIYERTGSLLPGILAHAINNLLVCLAVMALLR
- a CDS encoding Rossmann-fold NAD(P)-binding domain-containing protein — its product is MTRGTVVVLGAGYTGRRLIARLTQTSRPFFATSRDPDRHLAMLPPSQRLNFDLHRPETWATIPAQADIVWCFPAAPVDLVRACAEVLKTGTGRMVVLGSTSAYDTDDTRLYPPPWLDETAPIDLSQPRVQGEEYLRNELGAVILRVAGIYGEDRNPLNWIRSGRVGPSRRFVNLIHVEDLADICLLALEKGTRGEIYNVSDGTPRTWEQICLVARERWGVSSPAETTAREPGKRIDARKLRETLHAPLRHPDLYEALGVLS
- a CDS encoding putative Ig domain-containing protein, coding for MILRPVNALRSIAQLSTLCLLVLLLPGCPGDDGGSGGSGSSGSFTITTTTAPFGIIGNPYSVTLATTGGTAPFTWSLFGGALPAGLTLSNTATGAITGTPTAAGNSTATFTVRDSNGNTATGPVSFAVHPRTDRVSVDNNGNAGNGQSSAPSLSGNGNAVAFVSASTNFISGVNGTQVYLHNRQNNQIELISLDNSGTVTQGNGASTAPATSTDGRFVAFVSSSTNLLAPASAVTGQQIYVRDRQTGLTSLVSVDNSATPNPGNGASSAPAISTDGRFVAFVSQATNLLAPGTPAVPAGQQIYVRDRQLNQTSLVSVDNNVTPNPGNGPSSAPSISGAGLVVAFVSQATNLLAPGTPSVPAGQQIYIRDRQLNQTSLVSVDNNVTPNPGNGASGTPSISGDGLIVAFDSLATNLLQPGTPSVTGQQVYVRDRNSSLTSLVSADNNAAANPGNALSRTPSISSGGRFVAFVSTGTNLLAPGVPALTGQQIYVRDRQVNQTSLASQDNSNSNDPGNAPSDNPSMNSTGGFVAFSSQASDLATTPPVALTDIYVRALP